The following are encoded in a window of Candidatus Desulfarcum epimagneticum genomic DNA:
- a CDS encoding Universal stress protein UspA, with amino-acid sequence MKILAAYDGGGPSEKVLETAIAHAKAFDAEVAVATSMETGDEKNSGRIKEAERRLEYARKKLESAGTTCRTHLLIRGLEPGEDLVGFAVENGVDEILIGIRSRSRVSKIVFGSTAQYIIFHAACPVVTVKEGD; translated from the coding sequence ATGAAAATTCTGGCGGCTTATGACGGGGGCGGACCATCGGAAAAGGTTCTGGAAACGGCGATCGCTCATGCGAAGGCGTTTGACGCCGAAGTGGCGGTGGCCACATCCATGGAGACCGGCGATGAAAAAAACAGCGGCCGGATTAAAGAGGCGGAAAGACGTCTGGAATACGCCCGGAAAAAGCTGGAGTCGGCCGGGACGACATGCCGGACCCATCTTTTGATCCGGGGCCTGGAGCCCGGGGAAGACCTCGTCGGCTTTGCCGTTGAAAACGGCGTGGATGAAATTCTCATCGGCATCCGAAGCCGGTCCCGGGTCAGCAAGATTGTGTTCGGCTCCACGGCCCAATATATCATATTCCACGCGGCATGCCCGGTGGTGACCGTCAAAGAGGGCGATTAG
- a CDS encoding TetR family transcriptional regulator encodes MGIQERKQREKERRRQQIIIGAKKVFSEKGFNKATIEDIAAEAELSPGTLYLYFKNKEELYASLSIRILQYLNIRVEHVNKEKDLAPAEKLEALMKAMFDVYEFDPMTIINMFHLQSSETLKNLSTQLMSDIKELSRKALAGIASVFKEGIEQGIFKDKHPVALADIFWSLFSGVILWESSKNIIDRDKNYLKETLEIAFETFAMGIKQT; translated from the coding sequence ATGGGCATACAAGAAAGAAAACAAAGAGAAAAAGAGAGACGCCGGCAGCAGATTATCATCGGGGCCAAAAAAGTGTTTTCCGAAAAAGGATTCAACAAGGCCACCATTGAAGACATCGCCGCCGAAGCCGAGCTTAGTCCCGGCACCCTGTACCTGTATTTCAAAAACAAGGAAGAGCTGTACGCGTCTTTGTCCATCCGGATACTCCAGTACTTAAACATCCGGGTGGAGCATGTCAACAAGGAGAAAGATCTGGCGCCGGCGGAAAAGCTGGAGGCGCTGATGAAAGCCATGTTTGATGTCTATGAGTTCGACCCCATGACCATCATCAACATGTTTCATCTCCAGTCCAGCGAAACGCTTAAGAATCTTTCCACCCAGCTCATGTCCGACATCAAGGAGCTGTCCCGCAAGGCGCTGGCCGGCATCGCGTCCGTCTTCAAGGAAGGCATCGAACAGGGAATATTCAAGGACAAACATCCTGTGGCCCTCGCCGATATCTTCTGGTCGCTTTTTTCCGGTGTGATCCTTTGGGAGTCCAGCAAAAACATCATTGACCGGGACAAGAACTATCTCAAAGAAACCCTTGAGATCGCCTTTGAGACGTTCGCCATGGGGATCAAGCAGACTTGA
- a CDS encoding B12-binding domain-containing radical SAM protein: MIRDVPHILFVNPWIHDFAAYDFWAKPLGLLSLAAIARRHGFQVSYIDCLDRFHARAPLSDPRARFGRGPYLKTPIAKPPGLENIPRTFSRYGIKKRWLSRDLDEMPRPDLIMVTSMMTYWYPGVFETISAVREKFPGVPTALGGVFATLLHEFAVEKSGADRVFAGEGEKALLEIIGRETGFSVSPRFDFDDPDAFPRPAFDLQNAVGYVPLRTSSGCPFSCPYCASGILNPRRFFKSPGAVVDEIAFWRRTWGVEDFVFYDDALLADSGTHAAPLFETIIQKTPGLRFHTPNALHVREITDKIAALMFRAGFKTLRLGFETAERDGPGRFDGKTSSAELVSAVSSLKKAGFEAKQAGVYLLAGMPGLDMDSVFRSIEVVKAAGATPIPAYYSPIPRTRMWEKAQKASRYDLEADPVFSNNALLPCRTENFSWEDLTRLKNRCKT, translated from the coding sequence ATGATTCGAGACGTTCCCCATATTCTTTTCGTCAATCCCTGGATACACGACTTCGCCGCCTACGATTTCTGGGCAAAGCCCCTGGGGCTTCTTTCCCTGGCGGCCATCGCCCGGCGTCACGGGTTTCAGGTCTCTTACATCGACTGCCTGGACCGGTTTCACGCGCGGGCCCCCCTGTCCGACCCCCGGGCCCGCTTCGGCCGGGGCCCCTATCTCAAAACCCCCATCGCCAAACCCCCGGGCCTTGAAAACATTCCCCGGACATTCTCCCGCTACGGGATCAAAAAAAGATGGCTGTCCCGGGACTTGGACGAGATGCCCAGACCCGACCTGATCATGGTCACCTCCATGATGACCTACTGGTATCCCGGGGTTTTTGAGACCATCTCCGCCGTCCGGGAAAAATTTCCCGGCGTCCCCACGGCGCTGGGGGGCGTGTTCGCCACCCTGCTCCATGAGTTCGCCGTCGAAAAATCAGGCGCCGACCGGGTCTTCGCCGGGGAGGGGGAAAAAGCGCTTTTGGAAATCATCGGCCGGGAAACCGGCTTTTCGGTCTCTCCCCGGTTTGATTTTGACGACCCCGACGCCTTTCCCCGGCCCGCCTTCGACCTCCAGAACGCCGTGGGCTATGTCCCGCTCCGGACCTCCTCGGGATGCCCCTTTTCCTGCCCCTACTGCGCCTCGGGCATTTTAAATCCCCGGCGTTTTTTCAAAAGCCCCGGGGCGGTGGTCGACGAAATCGCCTTCTGGAGACGGACATGGGGAGTCGAAGACTTCGTCTTTTACGACGACGCCCTTCTGGCGGACTCCGGGACCCACGCCGCGCCCCTTTTTGAAACCATTATCCAAAAAACCCCGGGCCTTCGTTTCCACACCCCCAACGCCCTGCATGTCCGGGAAATCACGGACAAGATCGCCGCGCTCATGTTCAGGGCCGGCTTTAAGACGCTTCGCCTGGGATTTGAGACGGCCGAAAGGGACGGGCCGGGGAGATTCGACGGCAAAACATCGTCCGCCGAGCTGGTCTCGGCGGTGTCGTCGCTGAAAAAAGCCGGGTTTGAGGCGAAACAGGCGGGGGTTTACCTCCTGGCCGGCATGCCCGGTCTGGACATGGACTCGGTTTTTCGCTCCATCGAAGTGGTCAAGGCCGCCGGCGCGACCCCCATCCCCGCCTATTATTCCCCCATCCCCCGCACCCGGATGTGGGAAAAAGCCCAAAAAGCGTCCCGGTACGATCTTGAGGCGGACCCTGTGTTTTCCAACAACGCCCTTTTGCCCTGCCGGACCGAAAATTTTTCGTGGGAGGACCTGACGCGCCTGAAAAACCGATGCAAGACTTAA
- the pepA gene encoding putative cytosol aminopeptidase (Evidence 3 : Putative function from multiple computational evidences): MIEIISLEGEEKNIRTLAAPISQDRDIHEDPIILSLAERAKKMPEFSGKKEEEIILYPGNESPFERALLIGMGKADDISCEDLRAFSGKAVRKCVEMGLDHAALAAPSPEKTGPENARLADIDMAAAMAQGAVLGNHIFDRYKEKKEKKPLGSVFLPASPQNAGAMKKAVQRAEIVCKGTLLAREWVSMPSNDKKPAELAKIMARAARGKNIKVTELTGTGLAERGMNALLAVAKGSRSGPRMLVMEYRHEKARRHVALIGKGVTFDSGGVNLKPTGSLEDMKTDMSGAAAAAAAVISLAELDAPVHATAVLPLVENMPSGQATRPGDIVKSFSGKTVEILNTDAEGRLILIDAMSWAEKEYAPDVIIDIATLTGACVVALGEKIAGVFSHDDALADAIVEAGEKNHEPCWRMPLPGFYKDLLKSDLADIQNISSSKWGGAITAALFLNAFVKKARWAHIDIAGPASAKKGHPYCGAGGTGFGVRLLCDVAEGKWE; encoded by the coding sequence TTGATTGAGATCATATCCCTGGAAGGGGAAGAAAAAAATATTCGGACCCTGGCGGCGCCGATTTCCCAGGACCGGGACATCCATGAAGACCCGATCATCCTCTCCCTGGCGGAGCGGGCCAAAAAAATGCCTGAATTTTCAGGAAAGAAAGAAGAAGAGATCATCCTTTATCCCGGGAACGAAAGCCCGTTTGAAAGGGCGCTTCTGATCGGCATGGGCAAGGCCGACGATATCTCATGCGAAGACCTTCGGGCTTTTTCCGGAAAAGCGGTCCGGAAATGCGTGGAAATGGGCCTGGATCACGCGGCCCTGGCCGCGCCGTCGCCTGAAAAGACAGGCCCCGAAAACGCCCGGCTCGCGGACATCGACATGGCCGCGGCCATGGCCCAGGGCGCTGTTCTGGGCAACCATATCTTTGATCGCTACAAGGAGAAAAAAGAGAAAAAACCCCTTGGGTCCGTCTTTCTTCCGGCCTCCCCCCAAAACGCCGGGGCGATGAAAAAAGCCGTCCAAAGGGCGGAGATCGTGTGCAAAGGGACCCTTCTGGCCCGGGAATGGGTCAGCATGCCCTCCAACGATAAAAAACCGGCCGAGCTGGCCAAAATCATGGCCCGGGCGGCCCGGGGAAAAAACATCAAGGTGACGGAGCTGACCGGGACGGGCCTGGCCGAGAGAGGAATGAACGCGCTTCTGGCCGTGGCGAAGGGAAGCCGGAGCGGGCCCCGTATGCTGGTCATGGAATACCGGCATGAAAAGGCCCGGCGCCATGTGGCGCTCATCGGAAAGGGCGTGACCTTTGACTCGGGCGGCGTCAACCTCAAGCCCACCGGCTCTCTGGAAGACATGAAGACCGACATGTCCGGGGCCGCGGCCGCCGCGGCGGCCGTGATCTCACTGGCCGAACTCGACGCCCCGGTCCACGCGACCGCCGTCCTGCCCCTGGTGGAAAACATGCCTTCCGGCCAGGCGACCCGGCCCGGGGATATCGTGAAAAGTTTTTCCGGAAAAACCGTGGAGATTCTCAACACAGACGCCGAGGGAAGGCTGATTCTCATCGACGCCATGTCCTGGGCCGAAAAAGAATACGCGCCCGACGTCATCATCGATATCGCCACCCTCACCGGCGCCTGCGTCGTGGCCCTGGGAGAAAAAATCGCCGGGGTCTTTTCCCATGACGACGCCCTGGCCGACGCCATCGTGGAAGCCGGCGAGAAAAACCATGAGCCATGCTGGCGAATGCCCCTGCCCGGGTTTTACAAAGACCTGCTGAAAAGCGATCTCGCCGACATACAGAACATCAGCTCGTCCAAATGGGGCGGCGCGATCACCGCCGCGCTGTTTTTAAACGCGTTTGTCAAAAAAGCGCGATGGGCCCACATCGACATCGCGGGCCCCGCCTCCGCAAAAAAAGGCCATCCCTATTGCGGAGCCGGGGGAACGGGATTCGGCGTGAGGCTGCTTTGCGACGTCGCGGAGGGGAAATGGGAATGA
- a CDS encoding Lrp/AsnC family transcriptional regulator, whose translation MLTELEKKIIASLQDDMPVSSRPYKKMADRLGIEEALYLETLNGLCQRGVIRRFGATIRHQKSGFSSNAMVAWRIEEDRVEEAGEKMAAFAEVSHCYRRNPSPSWPYNLYTMVHAGSEADCEKTAEKMSRAASADDYQILFSRKELKKTSMIYFPDAVRPPEEI comes from the coding sequence ATGCTGACCGAACTGGAAAAAAAAATCATCGCGTCCCTCCAGGACGACATGCCCGTCTCCTCCCGGCCGTACAAAAAAATGGCCGACCGGCTGGGGATTGAGGAAGCCCTTTACCTGGAAACATTAAACGGCCTTTGCCAAAGGGGCGTGATCCGCCGCTTCGGGGCCACCATCCGCCACCAGAAGTCGGGATTTTCCTCAAACGCCATGGTGGCCTGGCGGATTGAAGAGGACCGTGTGGAGGAGGCCGGGGAAAAAATGGCCGCCTTCGCCGAGGTTTCCCACTGCTACCGCCGGAATCCGTCGCCGTCGTGGCCCTACAACCTGTACACCATGGTCCACGCCGGGAGCGAGGCCGACTGCGAAAAAACCGCCGAGAAAATGTCCCGGGCCGCCTCGGCCGACGATTACCAGATCCTTTTCAGCCGAAAAGAGCTGAAAAAGACCTCCATGATCTATTTCCCCGACGCCGTCCGGCCCCCTGAAGAGATTTAA
- a CDS encoding conserved hypothetical protein (Evidence 4 : Unknown function but conserved in other organisms), with product MVAKLFAIILGAVLLGNLFLDEVKKSRTPGARRRSPYLSLPGILVIAVIAIPVALWLISGGK from the coding sequence ATGGTGGCCAAGCTTTTTGCGATCATCCTGGGAGCTGTTTTGCTGGGAAATCTTTTCCTGGACGAAGTCAAAAAGTCCCGGACCCCGGGCGCCCGGCGCCGCTCCCCTTATCTGTCTCTCCCCGGAATCCTGGTCATCGCGGTCATCGCCATCCCGGTGGCGCTGTGGCTCATCTCGGGGGGGAAATGA